One Georgenia wutianyii DNA segment encodes these proteins:
- a CDS encoding response regulator — MQHSTEGTDRQTGTTPTIRVLLVDDDPMVLATLQSYVATADDVEVVGTGDDGHKVRDLVRQHTPDLVIMDIQMPTMTGIEATQQLRKEFPELRIVLLTTFDEDEFLLEALDAGAAGFLLKNTSPQDLVQSIRRAHSGNRVVSPGPTDRLIDNYLLRSPSTADASDIGLSGREQEVLELLCRGRSNGQIAEELFVAETTVKTHVSSIMRKMGVGSRLEIVVHAYERRLVR, encoded by the coding sequence GTGCAGCACAGCACTGAGGGAACCGACCGCCAGACCGGGACGACACCCACCATCCGGGTGCTGCTCGTCGATGACGACCCGATGGTCCTCGCCACGCTCCAGAGCTACGTCGCGACCGCCGACGACGTCGAGGTCGTCGGGACGGGCGACGACGGCCACAAGGTGCGCGACCTCGTCCGGCAGCACACGCCGGACCTCGTCATCATGGACATCCAGATGCCGACGATGACGGGCATCGAGGCCACCCAGCAGCTGCGCAAGGAGTTCCCGGAGCTGCGCATCGTCCTGCTCACCACGTTCGACGAGGACGAGTTCCTCCTCGAGGCGCTCGACGCCGGCGCGGCGGGCTTCCTCCTGAAGAACACGAGCCCCCAGGACCTCGTCCAGTCGATCCGCCGGGCGCACAGCGGCAACCGCGTCGTCTCCCCGGGTCCGACCGATCGCCTCATCGACAACTACCTCCTGCGGTCCCCGAGCACGGCCGACGCCTCCGACATCGGCCTCTCCGGCAGGGAGCAGGAGGTCCTCGAGCTGCTCTGCCGCGGACGGTCCAACGGCCAGATCGCCGAGGAGCTGTTCGTGGCCGAGACCACCGTGAAGACCCACGTCTCCTCGATCATGCGAAAGATGGGGGTCGGCTCGCGCCTCGAGATCGTCGTCCACGCCTACGAACGGCGCCTCGTGCGCTGA
- a CDS encoding thioredoxin domain-containing protein has product MANRLTRAQSPYLQQHGDNPVDWYEWGEDAFAEARRRDVPLLVSVGYAACHWCHVMAHESFADEATAELMNTGFVNVKVDREERPDVDAVYMAATQAMTGRGGWPMTVFTTPEGTPFLCGTYFPPVPRFGTPSFPQVLEAVSRAWREQRADLERTGERVRAHLAQVAAPAPPAPLDEDVLSRALDTLAASYDARHGGFGGAPKFPPSMVCEWLLRRAARTGDTRALEMAEGTLTAMARGGIYDQLAGGFARYSVDETWTVPHFEKMLYDNALLLRVYTHWWRQTGSPLARRVAEETAGWMLAELRTPEGGFASSLDADSPGGEGAFSVWTPEQLHEALGEEDGAWAAEVWGVTPDGTFEEGASVLQLPSDPTDPARYERVRAALHAVREARPRPARDDKVVAAWNGYAVTALAEAGALLERPEWVHAAEEAASLVLRVQERDGRLVRTSRDGAAGTSPAVLEDYAALAEGLLTLHQVTGDAALLAAAGRLLDTVRSRFAGTDGTVFDTADDATDPAVARLGRPADPADGPTPSGHAVAAGALLTWSALTGDTAAREEAEAALGRVAVIAVRYPRAAGWALATAEAALDGPRQVAVVGDREDPRTGALASVARRSSAPGLVLAVGRGAPPQLLEGRTERDGLPTAYACRGFVCDLPTTDPAVLADQLRG; this is encoded by the coding sequence ATGGCCAACCGACTCACCCGCGCCCAGAGCCCCTACCTCCAGCAGCACGGGGACAACCCGGTGGACTGGTACGAGTGGGGCGAGGACGCCTTCGCCGAGGCGCGGCGCAGGGACGTCCCCCTCCTCGTGTCGGTGGGCTACGCAGCGTGCCACTGGTGCCACGTCATGGCCCACGAGTCCTTCGCGGACGAGGCGACGGCGGAGCTGATGAACACCGGGTTCGTCAATGTCAAGGTGGACCGCGAGGAGCGGCCGGACGTCGACGCGGTCTACATGGCGGCGACACAGGCGATGACCGGCCGGGGTGGCTGGCCCATGACGGTCTTCACGACGCCGGAGGGCACCCCGTTCCTCTGCGGCACCTACTTCCCGCCGGTCCCCCGCTTCGGCACGCCGTCCTTCCCGCAGGTCCTCGAGGCGGTGTCGCGGGCGTGGCGCGAGCAGCGCGCCGACCTCGAGCGCACCGGTGAGCGGGTCCGCGCCCACCTCGCGCAGGTCGCCGCCCCGGCCCCACCCGCACCGCTGGACGAGGACGTCCTCTCCCGCGCGCTGGACACCCTCGCGGCGAGCTACGACGCGCGCCACGGAGGGTTCGGCGGGGCGCCGAAGTTTCCGCCCTCGATGGTCTGCGAGTGGCTCCTGCGCCGCGCCGCACGGACGGGCGACACCCGGGCGCTGGAGATGGCCGAGGGGACGCTCACCGCGATGGCCCGCGGCGGCATCTACGACCAGCTCGCCGGCGGGTTCGCCCGGTACAGCGTCGACGAGACGTGGACGGTGCCGCACTTCGAGAAGATGCTCTACGACAACGCTCTGCTGCTCCGCGTCTACACCCACTGGTGGCGGCAGACCGGATCCCCGCTCGCCCGCCGCGTGGCCGAGGAGACCGCCGGCTGGATGCTCGCCGAGCTGCGCACCCCGGAGGGCGGGTTCGCCTCCTCGCTCGACGCCGACTCCCCCGGCGGAGAGGGCGCCTTCTCCGTATGGACCCCGGAGCAGCTGCACGAGGCGCTCGGGGAGGAGGACGGCGCGTGGGCGGCGGAGGTCTGGGGGGTCACCCCCGACGGCACCTTCGAGGAGGGCGCCTCGGTCCTCCAGCTCCCCTCCGACCCGACGGACCCCGCGCGCTACGAGCGCGTCCGCGCCGCCCTGCACGCAGTCCGCGAGGCCCGGCCGCGGCCCGCTCGCGACGACAAGGTCGTCGCCGCGTGGAACGGGTACGCCGTCACCGCGCTGGCCGAGGCGGGAGCCCTCCTCGAGCGGCCGGAGTGGGTGCACGCGGCGGAGGAGGCTGCCTCCCTCGTCCTCCGCGTGCAGGAGCGGGACGGTCGCCTGGTGCGGACGTCACGCGACGGGGCCGCCGGCACGAGTCCGGCCGTCCTCGAGGACTACGCCGCCCTGGCCGAGGGCCTGCTCACGCTCCACCAGGTCACGGGCGACGCCGCCCTCCTCGCAGCCGCAGGACGGCTGCTCGACACCGTGCGCAGCCGGTTCGCGGGCACCGACGGCACCGTCTTCGACACCGCCGACGACGCCACCGACCCCGCCGTCGCGCGGCTCGGCCGCCCGGCCGATCCGGCCGACGGACCGACGCCCTCGGGGCATGCCGTCGCCGCGGGCGCGCTCCTCACCTGGAGCGCGCTCACCGGTGACACCGCGGCCCGCGAGGAGGCCGAGGCGGCGCTGGGACGGGTGGCCGTCATCGCCGTGCGCTACCCCCGGGCCGCGGGCTGGGCGCTGGCCACCGCGGAGGCCGCGCTCGACGGACCGCGACAGGTCGCCGTCGTCGGGGACCGCGAGGACCCCCGTACCGGCGCGCTGGCGTCCGTCGCCCGGCGCTCGAGCGCGCCCGGCCTCGTGCTCGCGGTGGGCCGCGGCGCT